A window of Pullulanibacillus sp. KACC 23026 genomic DNA:
AGCCATAGCCATTACATTAGCGCTCGAGGACCCAAATGCACATGTCACAGCTGTGGATCTCTCGAAGGATGCCCTAGAGATAGCTAAGAAAAACGCAGTGAAACTCGGTGCGGATATCGCGTTTGAAGAAGGAGACTTATTGCTTCCTTTTGCGGGGCAGAGAACGTTTGATATTGTGGTGTCCAATCCGCCTTATATTCCTTCTTCGGTAGTCGAAGAACTGGATATGCTTGTTCGGGATCATGAACCTCGGCTTGCTTTAGATGGAGGTGAGGATGGGCTAACTCCTTATAGACGGTTAGCAGAGCAGCTTCCTGGTGTCCTTAAGTCTCGTCCTTTCCTTATTGGATTTGAGATTGGTGAAGGACAAGGAGAAGCGGTAAAAGCGTTTTTGCAAGGGGCATTTGGAAAAGAGGTTCATGTTTCGATTCAAAATGATATTAATAAGCATGAGCGAATGGTGTTTGCCTGGATGAATACTTAAGCCTGTCGAAGTTTGACAGGCGTTTTTTTATTATTTTTATAGATTAATAGGTTTAATTTTGAATCTCCCGTCAATACTTGTTCCTAGTTAGATTTTAGTAAGGGCGGGAGAAAAAATGAGACAAAAAAGTATGGCCGCATTCATTCTTTTATTAGCAGTATTTATATTCTTTATGCAATTGGAAAAAAGTTTGGCAGCTCCTTCTGGCGGGCAAAAGATTCCTAAAGATGCGATTCGTCTTCGGATTCTGGCTAACAGCGATTCCGCAAAGGACCAAGCAGTAAAGAGAGAGATTCGGGATCAAGTGAATGCCAATGTGGAAACATGGGTGAAAGATCTTAAAACAGCGAAACAGGCGAAAAAAGTAATAACTGCCCACCTTGACGATATCCGTCAAACGGTGAAAGATAAACTTGATGAGGAAGGCATTAAAATGCCATATACTGTAACTCTTGGAGAGGCTAAGTTTCCGACAAAGATGTACGGTGGTTATGTGTATCCAGCGGGGATCTATCAAGCACTCGTTGTAACATTAGGTTCAGGACAGGGAGCTAATTGGTGGTGCGTCCTATTTCCACCACTCTGTTTTCTTGATTTTGCTAACGGTGATGCAGTCAAGCCTGACCCTCATGCGACGGCGCCTGCTTCAGCGAATACTTCGGTTAAAGGTTCTGCAGGAGAGGATAATCAAGTCCAAGTCCACTTTTTCTTCGTTGATCTGTTTAAAAATATCTTTAGTTTTTTTAAAGGCCTCTTCCATTCGGGTTAAGGATTAGGGCAAAAAATATGGAAAGGTCTAAAGGAGCCCTCTAGCACATAAAATGGTATAGGAAAAACGCAAAAACATGCACTTATCAAACCTTAACGTTTCGTGAACTTGTAAAAGGACGTGCGTGATGCCTGCCCTTTAGGGTGAGGACGGCTAGAATTGGAGGGCTACCAATGACAGTAACCATATCGATGGCCACTGAGATTGACCGGCCTAAAATAAAGACTTTTATTGAACGAGTTGGTTCAGAACTTAGGGATAAAGAGGCGTCACTCATTCAATATTTAGTGGCAAAAGATGGACAGGCAGACATTGTGGGTGTGCTGGGTTTCATCAAGGAAAATGAAACCATCCTTTTAAGGCATCTTGTCATTGATTCAAAGCGATGTGATATGGCAGTGCTCCTTCAAATTATTGAGCATGCAGTCGCCTTTGGGGCATCAAATAAGGCGAAACGGGTTTTATTTCTAACACCCGCACCGGCATCTCTATTTGAACCGCTTGGTTTCTCGGAAATAGAGGAAGAAAAGCTTGAAAAGTCCATTAAAGAATTGCTTCCGCTCGAACAATTAACCGCGCAAACAGCCCGTGTTTTAGTTCGCGAACTTGTTTAGTGATAAAAAGGGTGTGTCCTCTTAGCTGGAGAGGGCATACCCTTTTTGTTATACTTTAAGAAGTCTTTCGATCAAGTGATTAAGCCAAAGATGGGGTGACGGCTACTCTTTGTGAATAGTTTAAAAATCACATCCGTCTTACTTTCGAAAATAGGAATCAAATAAAAAATGAGAGATTTGTTCTTGAAATAGGATTTTATATAAGAGGTGACAGGTAATGACGCCAACAAAAGTATGGCATGTAGAAGCTTCTTCAAAGCTGTTGAATAGCCCCGATTTGATGGAAGCCGCTGATCTGTTAAAGAAGGAAGAGGTTGTCGCCTTTCCTACAGAAACCGTCTATGGATTAGGTGCCAATGCCTATTCTTCAGAGGCAGTTCAGAAAATTTATGAAGCGAAGGGACGACCTTCAGATAATCCGCTTATTATTCATATTGCTGAGGAAGCCATGCTGGCAGAAGTGGCTGCGGTAATTCCAGAATCCGCAAAAAAACTCATCGAACGTTTTTGGCCAGGGCCTTTGACTGTGGTCCTTCCAAAAAAAGGACCCTTATCACCTCTTGTGACGGCAGGATTAGATACGGTTGGTATTCGAATGCCCAATCATCCAATCGCTCTTGCGCTGATTAAACTGGCTGGAGTTCCGCTTGCCGCTCCATCAGCCAATCGTTCAGGCAAGCCGAGCCCCACTCAAGGCCGTCATGTGGTCCATGATTTGAAGGATCGTATTGCGGGTGTTGTTGATGCGGGCCCAACCGGTGTGGGAGTGGAGTCCACGGTCGTGGATTGTACAACCAATCCTGTGACGTTGCTTAGACCAGGAGGGATCACACTTGAGGAATTGGAAGACACCTTAGGCCCTATCCGAGTGGACCCTCATTTGGAAAAAAACACAGCTGTCCCCCGTTCCCCGGGAATGAAGTATACCCATTATGCTCCCAATGCCCCTCTCGTATTAGTGGAGTCTTTTGAAAAACTCGAGAAGCTGCTTAAGCAGGCAAAAGAAGAGGGGAAAGTGGTTGGGATATTAACAACTGAAGAACGGCAATCTTTTTATAAAGAAGCAGATTATGTATTAAGCTGCGGCAGACGCGCTGAACTGGCGACGGTTGCTTCTCATCTCTACGATTGCCTCAGGCAGTTTGATCAACTAAATGTTGATCTTATTTTGAGTGAAGCGTTCCCTGTTAAAGGTGTAGGTGAGGCGATTATGAACCGTCTTCAAAAAGCCGCCGGCGGTAATACAGTCAAGGCTGACTAATGTTAAGAGTCTTTGGGAGGAGTATGCGCTTAAACTTCTAAACGTTTCTGGACATGCATACCTTGAAATGAGGAATGTGAAGGAGGCGTAAGTATGGTTTCAAGTGCATTAATTGGCCAATTCGTGACGCTGCTCATGATGGCCATTGCTCTCGGGATGGATGCTTTTTCCGTCGGCATGGGTATGGGAATGTTGCAGCTGAGATTAAGGCAAATTGCCAAAATTGGATTTGTAATTGGACTTTTCCATGTGCTCATGCCATTTGCCGGAATTCTAATAGGTGAATATTTATCCGAACATTTTGGAGGATGGGCGGCGGTTGCCGGGGGCGTGCTTTTACTATTGTTAGGTGCCCAAATGATATTCTCTTCTTTTCAAAAAGAAGAGGCACCGCTTGTCCAACCAATTGGCTTTGGCCTCCTCCTCTTTGCTCTGAGTGTTAGTCTGGATAGTTTTTCAGTCGGCCTTAGTTTAGGAATTTACCGAGCAAAGGTCATTGTAACCCTCGTCTTATTTGGACTTGTCAGTATGGTCCTAACCTGGGTAGGATTGTTAATAGGAAAAAGATTCCAAAAGGTGATGGGGCAATACAGCGAAGTACTAGGAGGCTGCATCCTATTTGTTTTCGGACTCAAACTCTTGTTAAATTTATAGTTTAAACAAAAACGCCTATTATAGGTGTTTTTTATACGATCAGAAAGAAAAACTTCACGGGAGATTATGGGGATTGTTTTTCGTCGGGCAGTTCTCGTTAGTCTATTTTCTCAAACGGTTATTTTCGCAGGCGATAGCGTATCCTCGTTATGCTCCACCGAAATAGGCGTAACGTCATTCCTTTATTTCGGCACTCCGTCCGAATTTGCGGCGGTGAGCGTGCAAGGGTCTTTTAGTCGGAACGTTGGGCGATTAAAGGTTGCTTGTTTTAGGCCTTTAAATAATCTAAATACTAGATTGATTTAAGCTCAAAAAAATTTTAGTGAAATCAGACGCCTTAATGATACAATAAGTAAGTGTTTAATTGGATAAATTATTTTTGAAATGAGGACAACGATAGGGCAGGATCGGAGGTATGAATGATGAAAGAACGAATTTTATTTGTTTGCACAGGGAATACCTGTCGAAGCCCTATGGCTGAAACGATTTTAAACCATCATGGTAAAGATAGAGCAGAGGCAAAGTCAGCAGGGCTATTTGCTAACAAAGGCCAGGGTGCTAATCCACTGGCAGTGAAGGCTTTGGAGAAATTAGGAATACCGATGGGTGAACACCATTCACAGCCTCTCACTGGGGAGCTTGTGGATTGGGCAACGCTTATCTTAACCATGACACAAAATCATAAACAGTCACTAATTATGGATTATCCAGAAGCTATTGACAAAACCTATACTTTAAAGGAATATGTCTACGACCAGCTTGAACAAAATCGATTTTGGAAGAGCTGGCAAGAAGCGGTCTCAGAGCGAGAGGAAGCACGGCTCATTGTTGACCAATATGCCAAAGAAACAACAGGATTAGATGATGCCAAAAAAGAAGCGGTTGAACGCTTGCTAAAAGCAGAAGAGCGTGTTAAAACATTGGAAGAAGAGATTCCTAATTATGATATTAAAGATCCTTTTGGCGGGGATCTGGAGGAATATCAAACTGTTTCTCGTGAATTAGAATATCTAATTAGGCAATGGATGGAAAAAGAAGAAGAACAAGGCTAAAACAAGGATCACCTAAGAAAGGAAGTCGTTGCGTGGTGGAAGACCTTCAAGATATCGGTCGCCAGTTGGAGACTGTATTAAACGCATTAAATGACGCCATGCCTTTATCACATGAACATATTTTAATCGTTGGAGCAAGTACAAGTGAAGTGATTGGACAGCACATTGGTTCGGCAGGGACCGTTGAAGTAGCAAGTGCTATTTTTGGTGCCTTAAAAAGATTCCAGAGTCAAACAGGTGTTCAACTCGCCTTTCAATGCTGCGAACATCTGAATAGAGCGATCGTGGTTGAGAAAGAGACGGCAAAAGAGAATCGCCTGGAACAGGTTACAGTCGTTCCTGTCAGGTCAGCAGGCGGGGCGATGGCTGCCTATGCCTATCAAAAACTGGATCATCCCGTAGTCGTAGAGGCAATTAAAGGGGATTGCGGGATTGATATTGGGGATACCTTTATAGGCATGCACCTAAAACCTGTTGTGGTTCCTGTTCGCTGTGAGGTTAAAGAAATTGGACATGCTCATGTCACGATTGCTCGAACGCGGCCGAAGCTGATTGGCGGGGAACGAGCGGTTTACCCATCTCGGGAAACGGTTAATCACTTTTGATGACCACTAAAAAATAAAAGGGCTAGGTTAGGGAGGAAGAACGGATGACTTTTTTACAATCACAAGATGAAGCAGTATATGCGGCTATTCAAAAAGAGCTGGGCAGACAAAGAAATAATATTGAACTAATAGCTTCAGAAAATTTTGTAAGTCCAGCTGTTCTAGAAGCAGCGGGGTCTATTTTGACTAATAAGTATGCTGAAGGCTATCCGCAGCGCCGCTATTATGGGGGCTGTGAGTATGTTGATCTAGTAGAAGACCTGGCCAGAGATCGTGCTAAGCAATTGTTTGGTGCAGATCATGTGAACGTGCAGCCGCATTCTGGGGCACAGGCTAACATGGCTGTTTATTTTACGATCCTTGAGCATGGGGATACCGTGCTTGGAATGAATCTTTCTCACGGCGGTCACCTCACACATGGCAGTCCGGTTAATTTTAGCGGTGTTCAATATAATTTTGTCGAATATGGTGTTGATGAAGAGAGCCATCTAATCAACTATGAGGATGTCCGACAAAAAGCGATTGAGCATAAACCGAAACTGATTGTTGCGGGTGCCAGTGCCTATCCTAGAACGATTGATTTTGCGAAGTTTAGAGAAATCGCTGATGAGGTGGGCGCCTACCTCATGGTGGATATGGCTCACATTGCTGGACTTGTTGCAACCGGTCATCACCCGAACCCTGTTCCTTATTGTGATTTTGTCACAACGACCACTCATAAGACACTGCGCGGTCCCCGAGGCGGAATGATCCTTTGTAAAGAGGAGTTTGCTAAGAAGATTGACAAGGCGGTCTTCCCTGGTATACAAGGCGGTCCGCTTATGCATATCATCGCTGCTAAAGCAGTGGCGTTTGGCGAAGCCTTGCAAGATTCCTTTAAAAGTTATTCTGCCCAGATTGTATCGAATGCCCAGGCATTTGCTGAAGCGTTAAAAGAAGAAGGGCTGACACTTGTTTCAGGCGGAACGGATAATCATCTTGTACTTGTCGACCTCCGCAACATTCAGCTGACAGGTAAGGTGGCAGAAAAAGCATTGGATTATGTTGGAATTACAACAAATAAAAATACAATTCCTTATGATCCAGAAAGTCCGTTTACAACCAGCGGCATTCGGATGGGAACGGCGGCTGTTACCACACGCGGTTTTAAGGAAGAAGAGATGAAATTAGTTGCAGGGATTATTGCTAAGGTGCTCAAGAATCATGAGGACGAGAGCATCCTTAAGAAAGCAACCGAAGAGGTTCAAAAACTGACTAATCGCTTTACTTTATATCCTAACTTAGGTTAATAAGCTACTAATAGACTCAATATAGAGGAACCTCGTTGCCCTTTATGTTCGTTTGCGGTAACGGTGTTCCTCTTTTTTGTCTTGTCTGTAAATAAGTTTGAATTGGGTTAATAGGCTGATTTTTTTGCTTTAATACAAGGAAAATGACAAGAGTCTTCTTTAAATTTGAACAATGTGCAAATAAAACAAAGAAACATTGAACTCCGTGTCTTTTTTTTGTAAAATTTGTCGAGAGGCGTTATTTCAATATGAGTTTAATATACCTCGTTTTGAGGAATCCTAGAAAAAAATGCCATTTTAAAATGGCGTCTCAATAGGACTTTTAGACAAGAGTGGAGGAGAAAGATGGGACAAGTAAAGGTTTTAGATCATCCCCTGATTCAGCATAAGCTGACACATATTAGAGATCATCGGACCGGTACAAAAGTGTTTCGCGAACTTGTAGATGAGGTAGCGACTTTGATGGCGTTTGAGATTTCAAGGGATTTGCCGCTGGAAGCTATTACGATTCAAACACCTGTTGCAGAGGCAAAAGCCTATCAGCTATCGGGTAAAAAGCTAGGGGTTATTCCGATTCTTCGTGCTGGCCTCGGAATGGTGGATGGTATATTAAATCTGATCCCTCATGCCAAAGTCGGTCATATTGGACTGTATAGGGACCCAGAAACCCTTCAGCCAGTTGAATATTATTCAAAAATGCCATCCGACATTAATGAGCGTGAACTGATTGTCGTGGATCCAATGCTTGCAACGGGCGGATCAGCTTCAGC
This region includes:
- a CDS encoding TIGR01440 family protein, yielding MDGKRRRTRLKQGSPKKGSRCVVEDLQDIGRQLETVLNALNDAMPLSHEHILIVGASTSEVIGQHIGSAGTVEVASAIFGALKRFQSQTGVQLAFQCCEHLNRAIVVEKETAKENRLEQVTVVPVRSAGGAMAAYAYQKLDHPVVVEAIKGDCGIDIGDTFIGMHLKPVVVPVRCEVKEIGHAHVTIARTRPKLIGGERAVYPSRETVNHF
- the spoIIR gene encoding stage II sporulation protein R, translating into MRQKSMAAFILLLAVFIFFMQLEKSLAAPSGGQKIPKDAIRLRILANSDSAKDQAVKREIRDQVNANVETWVKDLKTAKQAKKVITAHLDDIRQTVKDKLDEEGIKMPYTVTLGEAKFPTKMYGGYVYPAGIYQALVVTLGSGQGANWWCVLFPPLCFLDFANGDAVKPDPHATAPASANTSVKGSAGEDNQVQVHFFFVDLFKNIFSFFKGLFHSG
- the upp gene encoding uracil phosphoribosyltransferase, giving the protein MGQVKVLDHPLIQHKLTHIRDHRTGTKVFRELVDEVATLMAFEISRDLPLEAITIQTPVAEAKAYQLSGKKLGVIPILRAGLGMVDGILNLIPHAKVGHIGLYRDPETLQPVEYYSKMPSDINERELIVVDPMLATGGSASAALTMLKEKGAVNIKLMCLIAAPEGVKQIQEDHPDVDIYLAALDERLNEKGYIVPGLGDAGDRLFGTK
- the glyA gene encoding serine hydroxymethyltransferase, with translation MTFLQSQDEAVYAAIQKELGRQRNNIELIASENFVSPAVLEAAGSILTNKYAEGYPQRRYYGGCEYVDLVEDLARDRAKQLFGADHVNVQPHSGAQANMAVYFTILEHGDTVLGMNLSHGGHLTHGSPVNFSGVQYNFVEYGVDEESHLINYEDVRQKAIEHKPKLIVAGASAYPRTIDFAKFREIADEVGAYLMVDMAHIAGLVATGHHPNPVPYCDFVTTTTHKTLRGPRGGMILCKEEFAKKIDKAVFPGIQGGPLMHIIAAKAVAFGEALQDSFKSYSAQIVSNAQAFAEALKEEGLTLVSGGTDNHLVLVDLRNIQLTGKVAEKALDYVGITTNKNTIPYDPESPFTTSGIRMGTAAVTTRGFKEEEMKLVAGIIAKVLKNHEDESILKKATEEVQKLTNRFTLYPNLG
- a CDS encoding L-threonylcarbamoyladenylate synthase; translation: MEAADLLKKEEVVAFPTETVYGLGANAYSSEAVQKIYEAKGRPSDNPLIIHIAEEAMLAEVAAVIPESAKKLIERFWPGPLTVVLPKKGPLSPLVTAGLDTVGIRMPNHPIALALIKLAGVPLAAPSANRSGKPSPTQGRHVVHDLKDRIAGVVDAGPTGVGVESTVVDCTTNPVTLLRPGGITLEELEDTLGPIRVDPHLEKNTAVPRSPGMKYTHYAPNAPLVLVESFEKLEKLLKQAKEEGKVVGILTTEERQSFYKEADYVLSCGRRAELATVASHLYDCLRQFDQLNVDLILSEAFPVKGVGEAIMNRLQKAAGGNTVKAD
- a CDS encoding low molecular weight protein arginine phosphatase, with product MKERILFVCTGNTCRSPMAETILNHHGKDRAEAKSAGLFANKGQGANPLAVKALEKLGIPMGEHHSQPLTGELVDWATLILTMTQNHKQSLIMDYPEAIDKTYTLKEYVYDQLEQNRFWKSWQEAVSEREEARLIVDQYAKETTGLDDAKKEAVERLLKAEERVKTLEEEIPNYDIKDPFGGDLEEYQTVSRELEYLIRQWMEKEEEQG
- the prmC gene encoding peptide chain release factor N(5)-glutamine methyltransferase, with amino-acid sequence MSSKRIFEALNWASSFLKERGREANAAEWLLMYRLELSRSQLLINMREYLEEKDREWFEEAVKQHGAGVPVQHIMGEASFYGRLFEVNSDVLIPRPETEELIQGILDLRRQLFGDAFVSYCDVGTGSGAIAITLALEDPNAHVTAVDLSKDALEIAKKNAVKLGADIAFEEGDLLLPFAGQRTFDIVVSNPPYIPSSVVEELDMLVRDHEPRLALDGGEDGLTPYRRLAEQLPGVLKSRPFLIGFEIGEGQGEAVKAFLQGAFGKEVHVSIQNDINKHERMVFAWMNT
- a CDS encoding manganese efflux pump MntP family protein → MVSSALIGQFVTLLMMAIALGMDAFSVGMGMGMLQLRLRQIAKIGFVIGLFHVLMPFAGILIGEYLSEHFGGWAAVAGGVLLLLLGAQMIFSSFQKEEAPLVQPIGFGLLLFALSVSLDSFSVGLSLGIYRAKVIVTLVLFGLVSMVLTWVGLLIGKRFQKVMGQYSEVLGGCILFVFGLKLLLNL